GAAGACGCCCGCCAGCCACCAGGCCGGGTCATCCCAACCAGCGCCATCGAAGTCAAAAAAAACCAAATGGCCGCTGCTGGTGCGCAGGGCTTGATGCAGTCCCCAGTCCGGCGCGGATAACATTCGGCTTTGAAGGGGGACCGTTTGTTCTGGGTTCAGGCCTGCCTTTTCGGCACGTTGCAGGACCACCTGCGAAACGAGCTGCCAGGCCGGCTCGAGGCGGGTTGTCAGCCCTTTGGCAAATTTGCCTATGGCAAGCCCTGATACTGTTTGCTGGACCAAACGGCCAACGGCCTCCAACCGCTCATGCAAACTGAAGCAGGCGCCGGCGGCGGGGGGGAAGGCCCGTCCCGCCGCGGCCGGCCGGGCACGGTTGAGGGCAGACAAAAAAGCCAGTAAATCAGCACAAAGGGGCGTTTGCAAATCATCACGGGTGAGGCGTACGCCATCCACCCACTTGAAGAGCGCGAAGCGCTCGCTGGCATGCCATAGTAGCGGCTCGGGCAGGCGTTGGGACGCAAAAGGTCTGAGCAACTCATAAAAGGCCTGCTCGGTAAGAAAACGTGCGGTGGCGCCCCGCTGCTGGCCATACCATTTCAGAGCAAAGTCGCCGGCGGAGCTGCGGACGTGGAAGACGCGATTTGGGAAGCCCGTTGGGAGCTCCTGGCAGAGACTGTCGGCCGGCAGACCGCTGCGCTGAAGCAGAGCGCGAAGCGGCGGCATTTCGCTCTTCGCGGTTGGAGGTTTTTGGGTGTGTAATTGTTTGCCCATCTTGCGCGGGCGTATTTTATCACATCCCGCCGGGCGTATGACAAGAGGGGGGCCGCAAGGATGGCGCACGGCCCTGGCAGGGGAGGTTGGCTCTGGCGGGAGAGGTGGACCGCAGCAGAGGAGGGATGCTCAAGCAGGCTCCAGGGCACGCAGGATTTTAGGCACATCCACATGCCGGCCAATCAGATCGCGAATGAGATTGATTTTTTCCCAGTCATCCGGGCGGGTTTTGACCACCAAATCATGGATTTTGGAGGTGACGGTGTAACTGTCCCCCTCAGCGAGCAGCACGGGGAAGGGCATCTGGCGGATGACCTCGCGAACGGTGAGATCGGGTTTGAACTCGTCCACCAGCACAATACCTGCCGCGCCAATGGGGGCACCGGCGTCCAGGGCGGCGGCGAGGGCCAGCAGAATATCCTCCCGATCGCCCGGGACAATGGCCAGGACGCCGGGTTGAAAGCAGCGCAACGCATGGTGGACACTCATGGCGCCGATGATGAGATCGTGCACCAGGGTCTGCATGGGGCGGCCTTCGTTGAGGAGCTTGGCGTTCAGCTCCTCCATGATGGTGGCAATGGAGGGGCGGGTGAGGATGGGCAGATGGGGCAGGACTCCAAGTAATTCCAGCCCTTTGCGGGCCAGGCCGCGGCGGGCGAAGTCGCTGATGTAATCGAGTTTTTCGGGCAGCACTTTGTTGATGATGACACCGATGATTTCGACGCCTTCCTTGTCAAACAGGGCCTTGTTGAGCGTGACTTCGTCAATGGGCTTGCCGATGCCGCCGCGGGACACAATGATGACCTTGGCGCCGAGGACGCGCGCCACCTGGGCGTTGGACAAATCAAACACGGCGCCCACGCCCGCGTGGCCGGAGCCTTCGCAGAGGACAAAATCTTTTTCCCAGGCCACGCGGTCAAAGGCGCGCTGGATTTTTTGCACCAGGGCATCGTTGTTGGCGCTTTCGAGGTAGCGCCGGGTAAAGTCCGGCTCCACGGCAATGGGGGACATGTCCACCAGGGGGCAGTTGAGCTTGTACACGCTGTCCATGAGGACGGTGTCCTCGTCAATTTTCTGCTCGGCGATTTCCACAAAACGCTGCCCCACCGGTTTGATGTAGCCGATGCGGGGATAGTAGCGTTGCAGGGCGGCCATGAGGCCGAGGCTGGTGGTGGTTTTGCCGTCGTTCTGGCGCGTGGCGGCAATGAAGACGCGCGGTGTGGTCCGATTCATGAGCATGAACTGCAGCAGGGCTTATTCACCGGGGATGTGGTCGCCTGCGTCAGGATAAAGGGATTTATAATCGATGGCCTGGACGCCCACGATCGCCGCCACCCCGAGAATGTCGTGGGCATTGGAGCCGCGGGAGACATCAGCCGCCGGCCGGTCCAGACCCAGCATGATCTGGCCGTAGGCGTTGGCCCGGGCGATGTGCTGGACGAATTTGCTGGCGATGTTGCCGGCGTTGAGGTCGGGGAAGATGAGCACGTTGGCGCGGCCGGCCACCTTGCTGTCGGGCAGTTTGCGCCGGGCGATGTCAGGCACCAGGGCGGTATCCGCCTGCAATTCGCCGTCGAAATCAGCGTCCAGGTGGTGCTCCTGCGCCTTGCGGATGGCGAGGGCGGTGGCGGCTTGCATTTTGCCCACCGAGGGATGCATGGCGCTGCCCTTGGTGGAGAAGGAGAGCATCGCCACGCGGGGGCGAACATTCAATAGTTTGTGGGCCAGTTGGGCGGTGGTCACGGCAATATCCGCCAGTTGCTCCACGGTCGGCTCGGGGATGACGCCACAGTCGGCCATGAACATGACGCCTTCCTCGCCGAAACGGGTGTCTTCCACCTCCATGATCATGCAGGAGGAGGCGGTGGTGAAGTGCGGGGCGACTTTGATAATTTGAAAGAGCGGGCGCAAGACGCTGCCGGTGATTTCATTGGTGCCGGAAACCAGCCCATCGGCCTGGTGCATGGCCACCATCATGGAGCCGAAATAATTGGGGTTGAGCAGGGCCGCCCGCGCTTCTTCAAACTTGATGCCCTTGGAGCGCCGCAAGGCCTCGAAGCGCCGGGCGAAATTATCCAGGTCCTCGCTGGTGGCGGGGTTGATGATGCGGATGCCCTCCAGATTAATGTTCAACTTTTCCGCGGCTTCCTTGATGGCGGTGCGGT
This sequence is a window from Verrucomicrobiia bacterium. Protein-coding genes within it:
- a CDS encoding aminoglycoside phosphotransferase family protein, with the translated sequence MGKQLHTQKPPTAKSEMPPLRALLQRSGLPADSLCQELPTGFPNRVFHVRSSAGDFALKWYGQQRGATARFLTEQAFYELLRPFASQRLPEPLLWHASERFALFKWVDGVRLTRDDLQTPLCADLLAFLSALNRARPAAAGRAFPPAAGACFSLHERLEAVGRLVQQTVSGLAIGKFAKGLTTRLEPAWQLVSQVVLQRAEKAGLNPEQTVPLQSRMLSAPDWGLHQALRTSSGHLVFFDFDGAGWDDPAWWLAGVFSQWELPLPLNLWEAFVPAAVRLLGAESATLQRTALLLPVSRFQQICPPLLQAPQPAPPAAARRQTRQAADAALHDLAHPQWWRG
- a CDS encoding AAA family ATPase, yielding MNRTTPRVFIAATRQNDGKTTTSLGLMAALQRYYPRIGYIKPVGQRFVEIAEQKIDEDTVLMDSVYKLNCPLVDMSPIAVEPDFTRRYLESANNDALVQKIQRAFDRVAWEKDFVLCEGSGHAGVGAVFDLSNAQVARVLGAKVIIVSRGGIGKPIDEVTLNKALFDKEGVEIIGVIINKVLPEKLDYISDFARRGLARKGLELLGVLPHLPILTRPSIATIMEELNAKLLNEGRPMQTLVHDLIIGAMSVHHALRCFQPGVLAIVPGDREDILLALAAALDAGAPIGAAGIVLVDEFKPDLTVREVIRQMPFPVLLAEGDSYTVTSKIHDLVVKTRPDDWEKINLIRDLIGRHVDVPKILRALEPA
- a CDS encoding phosphate acyltransferase; the encoded protein is MRFIGSLIEKLQRHPKRIVFPEGTEPRVLQAARQFRSLRLGAPILLGDRTAIKEAAEKLNINLEGIRIINPATSEDLDNFARRFEALRRSKGIKFEEARAALLNPNYFGSMMVAMHQADGLVSGTNEITGSVLRPLFQIIKVAPHFTTASSCMIMEVEDTRFGEEGVMFMADCGVIPEPTVEQLADIAVTTAQLAHKLLNVRPRVAMLSFSTKGSAMHPSVGKMQAATALAIRKAQEHHLDADFDGELQADTALVPDIARRKLPDSKVAGRANVLIFPDLNAGNIASKFVQHIARANAYGQIMLGLDRPAADVSRGSNAHDILGVAAIVGVQAIDYKSLYPDAGDHIPGE